A portion of the Natronococcus sp. AD-5 genome contains these proteins:
- a CDS encoding CHY zinc finger protein, with product MQLVSGTPVYGVDVGPSTRCAHYHTDRDVLAFKFDCCERYYPCFRCHDAVTDHDAEPWPRHRFTEPSVLCGACGTKLTAPDYLECDYRCPSCEAPFNPGCGAHLDRYVEQ from the coding sequence GTGCAACTCGTCTCCGGAACGCCCGTCTACGGCGTCGACGTCGGGCCGTCGACCCGCTGTGCGCACTATCACACGGATCGCGACGTCCTCGCGTTCAAGTTCGACTGCTGCGAGCGATACTATCCCTGTTTTCGCTGTCACGACGCCGTGACCGACCACGACGCGGAGCCGTGGCCCCGGCATCGGTTCACGGAGCCGTCCGTTCTCTGCGGCGCGTGCGGAACGAAACTCACCGCTCCCGACTACCTCGAGTGCGACTATCGGTGTCCCTCCTGTGAAGCGCCGTTCAATCCCGGCTGTGGGGCCCACCTGGACCGGTACGTGGAGCAGTAG
- a CDS encoding zinc-dependent alcohol dehydrogenase family protein → MRAAVLKDHGEPLEIEAVDYPEPGPDQVVVETEACGVCRSDWHAWQGDWGWVGAQAPPGQILGHESAGIVAAVGDGVETLEEGDRVTVPFHLADGSCPHCRAGRANVCETVIPLGFTSASPGAFAEAFPVREADFNCVELPDDVEFAEMAGLGCRFMTAYHALADRANLRPGDWVAVHGCGGVGLSAVHIADALGAHPIAVDVREDKLERARELGAVETVNAADAENPASEVKALADGGADVSIDALGIAETCRNSIGSLGKRGSHVQVGLTTGEEGGEISLPVDAMTMQEIDFHGSFGMPLVRYEELFTLIAQGTLEPSEIVGETLSLEELPETLASMDDYETIGIPVVTEFGN, encoded by the coding sequence ATGCGAGCTGCAGTCTTGAAAGATCACGGCGAACCGCTCGAGATCGAGGCCGTCGACTATCCGGAACCCGGTCCGGACCAGGTCGTCGTCGAGACGGAAGCCTGCGGGGTCTGCCGGAGCGACTGGCACGCCTGGCAGGGCGACTGGGGATGGGTCGGCGCGCAGGCGCCGCCGGGTCAGATCCTCGGCCACGAATCGGCGGGAATCGTCGCCGCGGTCGGCGACGGCGTCGAGACGCTCGAGGAGGGCGACCGCGTTACCGTCCCGTTCCACCTCGCCGACGGGAGCTGTCCGCACTGTCGCGCCGGTCGAGCGAACGTCTGCGAGACGGTGATCCCCCTTGGCTTCACGAGCGCCTCCCCCGGCGCGTTCGCCGAGGCGTTTCCCGTCAGGGAAGCCGACTTCAACTGCGTCGAACTCCCCGACGACGTCGAGTTCGCGGAGATGGCCGGTCTCGGCTGTCGGTTCATGACGGCGTATCACGCGCTCGCCGACCGGGCGAATCTCCGACCCGGAGACTGGGTCGCCGTCCACGGCTGCGGCGGGGTCGGGCTCTCGGCAGTTCACATCGCTGACGCGCTCGGCGCCCACCCGATCGCCGTCGACGTCCGGGAGGACAAACTCGAACGCGCGCGCGAACTCGGCGCGGTCGAAACCGTCAACGCCGCCGACGCCGAGAACCCGGCCAGCGAGGTGAAAGCGCTCGCCGACGGCGGCGCGGACGTCTCGATCGACGCGCTCGGAATCGCCGAGACCTGTCGGAACTCGATCGGCAGCCTCGGCAAGCGGGGCAGCCACGTCCAGGTAGGGTTGACCACCGGCGAGGAGGGCGGCGAGATCTCCCTCCCGGTCGACGCGATGACGATGCAGGAGATCGACTTCCACGGCTCGTTCGGAATGCCGCTCGTTCGCTACGAAGAACTGTTTACGCTGATCGCACAGGGGACGCTCGAGCCGAGCGAGATCGTCGGCGAGACGCTGTCGCTCGAGGAACTCCCGGAAACGCTGGCCTCGATGGACGACTACGAGACGATCGGCATTCCGGTGGTGACGGAGTTCGGGAACTGA
- a CDS encoding Hsp20/alpha crystallin family protein — translation MSDNPADNPNESGDDRDETHWLTTLLSALERLERNEGSVSGRRRGDRTTLDYNISVDTGLDRSSGGSFDSIRSGDETDGVAERPRKRRRRRTQSDSHHLTANVYDDELVVTADVAGADSEDVTVGFDDSTLVVAVSGSELDRVDVPWRDRTVDATIKNGVLTVTIEPESEPDSATSGGDDR, via the coding sequence ATGAGTGACAATCCAGCCGACAATCCGAACGAATCGGGCGACGACCGCGACGAGACGCACTGGCTCACGACCCTGCTCTCGGCGCTCGAGCGACTCGAGCGCAACGAGGGATCGGTATCGGGGCGCCGGCGCGGTGATCGCACGACGCTCGACTACAACATCTCCGTCGACACCGGGCTCGATCGCTCGAGCGGCGGCTCGTTCGATTCGATCCGGTCCGGCGACGAGACCGACGGCGTCGCCGAACGACCGCGAAAGCGACGCCGTCGCCGGACGCAGTCGGACTCGCATCACCTGACCGCGAACGTCTACGACGACGAACTGGTCGTCACGGCCGACGTCGCCGGGGCCGACTCGGAGGATGTCACCGTCGGGTTCGACGACTCGACGCTCGTCGTCGCCGTCTCAGGGAGCGAGCTCGACCGGGTCGACGTCCCCTGGCGCGACAGAACTGTCGACGCGACGATCAAGAACGGCGTGCTCACCGTGACGATCGAACCCGAAAGCGAGCCGGACTCGGCGACCTCGGGGGGTGATGACCGATGA
- the gvpA gene encoding gas vesicle protein GvpA: MPSQRRPDSSSLAEVLDRVLDKGVVIDVWARISVVGIELLTIEARVVVASVDTFLHYAEEIAKIEQATAEGDIEDLEELEIEERAESSPQSASE, encoded by the coding sequence ATGCCATCTCAACGAAGACCCGACTCCTCGAGTCTCGCGGAAGTACTGGACCGCGTCCTCGACAAGGGCGTCGTCATCGACGTCTGGGCCCGCATCTCGGTCGTCGGGATCGAACTGCTGACGATCGAAGCTCGGGTCGTCGTCGCCTCCGTCGACACCTTCCTCCACTACGCGGAGGAGATCGCAAAAATTGAGCAGGCGACGGCGGAGGGCGATATCGAGGATCTCGAGGAACTCGAGATCGAAGAGCGAGCCGAATCCTCGCCACAGTCCGCCTCCGAGTAA
- the gvpM gene encoding gas vesicle protein GvpM: protein MKPEKNEDTFVDVLDVLLRDGAIVRADVIVSVAEIPLVGIKLTAAIAGMETMTEYGLFEEWDTDRRVRAVERRRYGRRKKRVDPDEDLEDIAQLEEFAVDRPEGRKRADRSDGDDETASE, encoded by the coding sequence ATGAAACCGGAAAAGAACGAGGACACGTTCGTCGACGTCCTGGACGTGTTACTCCGAGACGGGGCCATCGTCCGCGCTGACGTGATCGTCTCCGTCGCGGAGATCCCGCTCGTCGGCATCAAACTCACGGCCGCGATCGCCGGCATGGAGACGATGACCGAATACGGTCTCTTCGAGGAGTGGGACACCGACCGGCGAGTCCGCGCGGTCGAGCGGCGGCGGTACGGCAGGAGGAAGAAGCGGGTCGATCCGGACGAGGATCTCGAAGATATCGCGCAACTGGAGGAGTTCGCGGTCGATCGCCCGGAGGGACGGAAGCGTGCCGACAGGTCGGACGGAGACGACGAGACGGCGTCGGAGTGA
- the gvpN gene encoding gas vesicle protein GvpN has translation MGDSSSRERKVRGRKIRADRSQKKRRKAKKKAKNEFDRTANGTKSEAKSGGGDSILSSPDEVAPDPFVETDAVTSLRDRIAGWLEADQPVHLIGPTGCGKTALALSAAAARDRPVVWLNGDEAVGTAELVGTHAGGERYEEHDQFVSGVNKKTQVVRERWVDNPLSVAVKEGATLVYNEFSRSDPAAHNVLLSVLEEGVLERPGKRGADRTVDVHPEFRLLVTSNDVEYAGVHEQQDALLDRFVGVHVDYYDEETEREIAAAHVDVPDETVAEIVDATRRLRDELDIVVGTRAAITVAEGLTIFAEDGTGEFDDELLADVFTDVLAPKLAGEDDEIGDLREAIRNAL, from the coding sequence ATGGGGGATTCGTCTTCGCGCGAGCGAAAGGTCCGCGGACGGAAGATCCGCGCGGACCGCAGTCAGAAGAAACGTCGGAAAGCGAAGAAAAAGGCGAAGAATGAATTCGATCGGACGGCGAACGGGACGAAAAGCGAAGCGAAGAGCGGAGGCGGGGACTCGATCCTCTCGAGCCCCGACGAGGTCGCACCCGACCCGTTCGTCGAGACCGACGCAGTCACGTCGCTGCGCGATCGGATCGCCGGCTGGCTCGAGGCCGACCAGCCGGTCCACCTGATCGGGCCGACCGGCTGCGGAAAGACGGCGCTCGCGCTCTCGGCGGCGGCGGCCCGCGACCGACCGGTCGTCTGGCTCAACGGCGACGAGGCCGTCGGCACCGCCGAACTCGTCGGCACCCACGCCGGCGGGGAGCGCTACGAAGAGCACGATCAGTTCGTCAGCGGCGTCAACAAGAAGACTCAGGTCGTCCGCGAGCGGTGGGTCGACAACCCGCTCTCGGTCGCGGTCAAGGAAGGCGCGACGCTGGTCTACAACGAGTTCTCGCGAAGCGACCCCGCAGCGCACAACGTCCTCCTCTCGGTACTCGAGGAGGGCGTTCTCGAGCGACCGGGAAAGCGCGGCGCCGACCGGACGGTCGACGTCCACCCCGAGTTCAGACTGCTCGTGACCTCGAACGACGTCGAGTACGCGGGCGTCCACGAACAGCAGGACGCGCTGCTCGACCGGTTCGTCGGCGTCCACGTCGACTACTACGACGAGGAGACGGAACGCGAGATCGCCGCCGCCCACGTCGACGTCCCCGACGAAACCGTCGCGGAGATCGTCGACGCGACGCGGCGACTCCGCGACGAACTCGACATCGTCGTCGGGACTCGCGCAGCCATCACGGTTGCGGAGGGGCTCACGATCTTCGCCGAGGACGGCACCGGCGAGTTCGACGACGAGTTGCTGGCCGACGTGTTTACGGACGTTCTCGCGCCGAAGCTCGCCGGCGAGGACGACGAGATCGGCGACCTCCGAGAAGCGATCAGAAACGCACTCTAG
- the gvpF gene encoding gas vesicle protein GvpF, with amino-acid sequence MFVLDDLLFRPFVGIVDALHSIALDELYDLNALEDRLKENQLLYELGERSEEEYRRRKEELEEEIEIAREVHERFSSGRVEVKR; translated from the coding sequence ATGTTCGTCCTCGACGACCTCCTGTTTCGACCGTTCGTCGGCATCGTCGACGCGCTCCACTCGATCGCGCTCGACGAACTGTACGACCTGAACGCGCTCGAGGACCGGCTCAAGGAGAACCAACTGCTGTACGAACTCGGCGAGCGCTCCGAGGAGGAGTACCGGCGCCGCAAAGAAGAACTCGAGGAAGAGATCGAGATCGCTCGCGAGGTCCACGAGCGGTTCTCGAGCGGCCGCGTGGAGGTGAAACGATAA
- the gvpO gene encoding gas vesicle protein GvpO, halophile-type: protein MAEADTNSANQCRALTEDGERCSRPAQDDGFCYQHDKGDPTVSDSQTAETEQEEQEQEQEQEADRDAQSADMATEETTDPGDVDTSDVDEDSDIAGVLAVRQTVQSTAGQIVGHEFDGVSEISPMDDGWRAVVEVVERSAVPDTQDIIGRYEIELGEEGVVQGYRRLDRYRRGDTTAFE, encoded by the coding sequence ATGGCCGAGGCAGATACGAACTCCGCGAACCAGTGCCGGGCGCTCACCGAGGACGGCGAGCGCTGTTCGCGCCCAGCCCAGGACGACGGGTTCTGTTATCAACACGACAAGGGTGATCCGACCGTGAGTGACAGTCAAACAGCAGAAACCGAACAGGAGGAACAGGAACAGGAGCAAGAGCAGGAAGCAGACCGGGACGCCCAGTCCGCCGACATGGCCACAGAGGAGACGACCGATCCCGGTGACGTCGATACGAGCGACGTCGACGAGGACAGCGACATCGCCGGCGTCCTCGCGGTCCGACAGACGGTTCAGTCGACCGCCGGACAGATCGTCGGGCACGAGTTCGACGGTGTCAGCGAAATCTCGCCCATGGACGACGGCTGGCGGGCGGTCGTCGAAGTCGTCGAGCGGTCGGCGGTTCCCGACACCCAGGACATCATCGGACGATACGAGATCGAACTCGGCGAAGAGGGCGTCGTCCAGGGATACCGACGGCTCGACCGGTACCGTCGCGGCGATACGACGGCGTTCGAGTAA
- a CDS encoding winged helix-turn-helix transcriptional regulator: MERRSSFAARLLVCLVAVLILGLPLVGLAAGAIDEIDSSPTELDSDEDDSTLAEVNESTNDDENVTEVEGSSGATNETNHATDETGEAVEETANETDETEETDETDETASETTDETLDTSETTEETTGTIEETAEETEDTAEETTAETTDTVESASEETTETVDEHTVESTSLEEPADDLSDSVDETTEETTDAVESTSEETTDLVDETSEETADLVDDTTEETIELTEETAESTFVPAEFDIDETSETVENATNSSEPIDRDGTETGESVDDLETTAAVSSGETADDGTGANETAADDDGTAGSSASDGREGPSAATDAILVGLLGVVTASGATAGSAGASGAAGASGSAGSAIAGWTSQFSLRHLRRMLSELPWELLAILRYSRYDDSDPLENDARQAVYATIQDEPGCYLSRVSERSGVSLSTVRHHVRVLEEEGMVTAVKVNGKRRYYLDATDVELHAALEEPAKRDVLETLAEVGRAHNGRLADELDRDPSTVSHHLSALAEDGLVVRERDGRAMVNELAPKVEAALLGETASEVTPSRRVPADD, from the coding sequence ATGGAACGACGTTCGTCGTTCGCGGCCCGGCTACTGGTCTGCCTGGTCGCGGTACTGATACTCGGTCTTCCGCTCGTCGGCCTCGCCGCCGGAGCGATCGACGAGATCGACTCGAGTCCGACGGAGCTGGACTCCGACGAGGACGACTCGACGCTCGCCGAGGTGAACGAGTCGACGAACGACGACGAGAACGTGACCGAAGTCGAGGGCTCGAGCGGCGCGACGAACGAGACGAACCACGCGACAGATGAGACGGGTGAAGCCGTCGAAGAGACGGCTAACGAGACCGACGAAACGGAAGAGACGGACGAGACGGACGAAACCGCCAGCGAGACGACTGACGAAACGCTGGACACGTCGGAAACGACCGAGGAAACGACAGGTACGATCGAAGAGACAGCTGAGGAAACGGAGGACACCGCGGAAGAGACGACCGCCGAGACGACGGATACCGTCGAAAGCGCAAGCGAGGAGACGACGGAGACGGTCGACGAGCACACCGTCGAATCGACCTCGCTCGAGGAACCGGCCGACGACCTGTCCGACTCCGTCGACGAGACGACGGAGGAAACGACGGATGCCGTCGAAAGCACGTCCGAGGAGACGACGGACCTCGTCGATGAGACGTCCGAAGAGACCGCAGACCTCGTCGACGACACGACCGAGGAGACGATCGAACTAACCGAGGAAACGGCGGAATCGACGTTCGTACCGGCCGAGTTCGATATCGACGAGACGTCGGAAACGGTCGAGAACGCGACGAACTCGAGCGAGCCGATCGACCGCGACGGCACCGAGACCGGCGAGTCGGTGGACGATCTCGAGACGACGGCCGCCGTTTCGTCGGGGGAGACGGCCGACGACGGGACGGGTGCAAACGAGACGGCCGCCGATGACGACGGGACCGCCGGGTCCAGCGCGTCCGATGGCCGCGAGGGCCCGTCAGCCGCTACGGACGCGATCCTGGTCGGGTTGCTCGGCGTGGTCACGGCGTCCGGGGCGACGGCCGGGAGCGCTGGGGCGTCCGGAGCCGCCGGAGCGTCCGGATCAGCGGGTAGCGCCATCGCCGGCTGGACGAGCCAGTTCTCGCTTCGCCACCTCCGGCGGATGCTCTCGGAGCTCCCGTGGGAACTGCTGGCGATCCTTCGATACAGCCGGTACGACGACTCCGACCCGCTCGAGAACGACGCCCGCCAGGCCGTCTACGCGACGATCCAGGACGAACCCGGCTGCTACCTCTCGCGGGTGAGCGAGCGAAGCGGCGTGTCGCTGTCGACCGTTCGCCACCACGTCCGCGTACTCGAAGAGGAGGGGATGGTGACGGCGGTCAAAGTCAACGGCAAGCGCCGGTACTACCTCGACGCGACGGACGTCGAACTCCACGCGGCGCTCGAGGAGCCGGCCAAGCGAGACGTACTCGAGACCCTCGCGGAGGTCGGGCGGGCGCACAACGGCCGGCTGGCGGACGAACTCGACCGCGATCCCAGCACCGTCTCGCACCACCTCTCCGCGCTGGCCGAGGACGGACTGGTCGTTCGCGAACGGGACGGTCGCGCGATGGTGAACGAACTCGCCCCGAAAGTCGAGGCGGCGCTGCTCGGGGAGACGGCGTCCGAAGTGACGCCCTCGAGACGGGTGCCGGCGGACGACTGA
- a CDS encoding gas vesicle protein K, whose protein sequence is MTAIDVGDGEDARDGLMTLVISVVEILIETLEREAVRRMESGNLTDEEIERLGRQLSTIEAEIDQLKRDEGIEDGVDDLRGDLDGLVTDAIERLDADPAAYRKPGYSVFGGDEE, encoded by the coding sequence ATGACGGCGATCGACGTCGGCGACGGCGAGGACGCGCGCGACGGGCTCATGACCCTCGTCATCAGCGTCGTCGAAATCCTCATCGAGACGCTCGAGCGCGAGGCCGTCCGTCGCATGGAATCGGGTAACCTCACGGACGAGGAGATCGAACGCCTCGGTCGCCAGCTGTCGACCATCGAAGCGGAGATCGACCAGCTCAAGCGCGACGAGGGGATCGAGGACGGCGTCGATGACCTCCGGGGAGACCTGGACGGTCTGGTCACGGACGCGATCGAACGGCTCGATGCGGATCCGGCCGCGTACCGAAAACCCGGCTATTCCGTGTTCGGAGGTGACGAGGAGTGA
- a CDS encoding GvpL/GvpF family gas vesicle protein, translating into MSHRYVYGVIEASDDVEFDTDAVAGADRVYTVTHRRYGAVVSDIDTTEPEETDEDAQLHDDVLREIMEYDGGQTIVPMQFGMAFEGDRELKNVLRGAQPAFRRALRDIEGKIELGLKLVREEDADVDREAIAEAVADELEPIAAQSVPDDLFSDRLVFNRSYLVDKDDQEEFDDAVAALEEEYGDELMFQYTGPFAPYSFVNVKIGAQG; encoded by the coding sequence GTGAGTCACAGGTACGTCTACGGCGTGATCGAAGCCAGCGACGACGTCGAGTTCGATACCGACGCCGTCGCCGGTGCCGACCGCGTCTACACCGTCACCCATCGACGGTACGGGGCGGTCGTCTCCGACATCGACACGACCGAACCGGAAGAGACCGACGAGGACGCCCAACTCCACGACGACGTCCTCAGGGAGATCATGGAGTACGACGGCGGGCAGACGATCGTCCCGATGCAGTTCGGGATGGCCTTCGAGGGCGACCGGGAGCTGAAGAACGTCCTGCGCGGCGCGCAGCCGGCGTTCAGACGCGCCCTGCGGGACATCGAGGGCAAGATCGAACTCGGCCTCAAACTCGTTCGCGAGGAGGACGCCGACGTCGATCGGGAGGCGATCGCCGAGGCCGTCGCGGACGAACTCGAGCCGATCGCCGCGCAATCGGTCCCGGACGACCTGTTCAGCGATCGACTCGTGTTCAACCGATCGTACCTCGTCGACAAAGACGACCAGGAGGAATTCGACGACGCGGTCGCCGCCCTCGAAGAGGAGTACGGCGACGAACTCATGTTCCAGTATACGGGGCCGTTCGCGCCGTACAGCTTCGTCAACGTCAAGATCGGAGCCCAGGGGTGA
- the gvpL gene encoding gas vesicle protein GvpL, which translates to MTADAGDPETDLEDLEEIDELDAGAPDIDEGRYLYCIVRADEGADFETDGVDGEPVSIVAVDGIGAVVHACDEIYDSADLTQVKRWLVRHQTVVDEAGETFGTPIPFQFDTILRGDDDDVREWLREESATLERALTELAAHWEYRVEVVETEPIGDEALLERDERLRELDAKIDDAGEGEGFLLEKQYEQRLTELQRARRESLSDDLQGRLADVSREVHALERSPNAAVGTVAGSEATDGETLCRLTLLAHEEDEGAIGSVLDDVAAAPGLEVRFSGPWPPYTFAPELGGNEDT; encoded by the coding sequence GTGACGGCCGACGCCGGCGATCCCGAAACCGACCTCGAGGACCTCGAGGAGATCGACGAACTGGACGCGGGGGCGCCGGACATCGACGAGGGGCGGTACCTCTACTGTATCGTCCGGGCCGACGAGGGCGCCGACTTCGAGACCGACGGCGTCGACGGCGAACCCGTCTCGATCGTCGCCGTCGACGGCATCGGCGCGGTCGTTCACGCCTGCGACGAGATCTACGACTCCGCGGACCTCACCCAGGTCAAGCGGTGGCTCGTCCGACACCAGACCGTCGTCGACGAGGCCGGGGAGACCTTCGGCACGCCGATCCCGTTCCAGTTCGACACGATCCTGCGCGGCGACGACGACGACGTTCGCGAGTGGCTCCGCGAGGAGTCGGCGACGCTCGAGCGGGCGTTGACGGAACTCGCGGCCCACTGGGAGTATCGCGTCGAGGTCGTCGAAACCGAGCCGATCGGCGACGAGGCGCTGCTCGAGCGCGACGAGCGGCTGCGCGAACTGGACGCGAAGATCGACGACGCCGGAGAGGGCGAAGGATTCCTCCTCGAGAAGCAGTACGAGCAGCGCCTCACGGAACTCCAGCGAGCGCGCCGGGAGTCGCTGTCCGACGACCTCCAGGGGCGGCTCGCGGACGTCAGCCGCGAGGTTCACGCGCTCGAGCGGTCGCCGAACGCGGCCGTCGGCACCGTCGCCGGCTCGGAGGCGACCGACGGCGAGACGCTCTGCCGCCTCACTCTGCTCGCCCACGAAGAAGACGAGGGGGCCATCGGCTCGGTCCTCGACGACGTCGCGGCGGCGCCCGGGCTCGAGGTCCGGTTCAGCGGACCGTGGCCGCCGTACACGTTCGCGCCCGAACTGGGCGGTAACGAAGACACATGA